In Amphiura filiformis chromosome 2, Afil_fr2py, whole genome shotgun sequence, one DNA window encodes the following:
- the LOC140139319 gene encoding uncharacterized protein gives MTMAKHVNSICKSASFALYKIGRLRSFLDQPSTEKLVHAFITSRLDNCNSLLYGLPISEVDKLQRIQNAAARLVTRVKGRCHMKPVLRQLHWLPVKKRIIFKILLITFKAIHGLAPDYIKEIIVIRKPTRLLRSSSELLLQPPPTIALKTASYGYRSFSSAAPSLWNQLPSFIRSSQSVDQFQTSLKTHLFTLPD, from the coding sequence AGCATTTGCAAGAGTGCGTCGTTCGCGTTGTACAAAATTGGAAGATTGCGGAGCTTTCTCGATCAGCCATCCACTGAGAAGTTGGTACACGCATTCATCACATCGCGGTTAGATAATTGCAATTCATTGTTATACGGTCTTCCCATTTCAGAAGTTGATAAATTACAGAGGATTCAAAACGCTGCGGCCCGGTTGGTTACTCGAGTAAAAGGTCGCTGTCACATGAAACCTGTGTTGCGCCAACTCCACTGGCTGCCTGTCAAGAAGAGAATCATATTCAAAATTCTTCTCATTACCTTCAAGGCTATTCATGGGTTAGCACCTGATTACATCAAGGAAATCATTGTCATTCGAAAGCCAACTCGCCTTCTTCGCTCATCATCTGAATTGCTTCTGCAGCCTCCGCCAACTATCGCGCTCAAGACTGCTTCATACGGTTACCGCTCATTCTCTTCAGCCGCACCATCTCTTTGGAATCAACTACCATCATTCATTCGCAGTTCGCAATCTGTCGACCAATTCCAGACCAGCTTGAAAACCCATCTGTTCACGCTTCCTGATTAA